CTTTGTTGAAAGTTGAATGCAGTTAATGATCAATTGATATAACAAATACATTGTGATTTTGTAAAGGTAAAGAATCAAAGTGTCAAAGAAATGCTtacataaatgcttaaaaatactTAGATAACTACATCTGTTAATTAAacgataaaaataaaataattagaaaaaaattaatttatattaataaaataaatggaagaattgttttaaataatgtgattaaaaatgggcaaaaaaaaaggttttgtgaaaaagtgtaatttttccattatatttagatttttttttccattttacttttattttattttatgaatattcataaaataccccccccacacacacacaattttttattttattttcttactttaCTTTAGTAATTTCCCAGATGTCCATGTTAACAATATACAGTCAGAGGTCACTAACTTTtttgtttcaataaaatattaaatatttttcttggtAAAACTGTAAAGCAGCACACTGTCAAAACTTTAGATGCCTTTACCTTATGCAGTGTCACAAATATCAAATATCCCCATAGTTCATAGTGTTATAAATCAACCTTACCTGAATTTCATGAAACAGAGAGCATAAATTCAGAAAATACTGTTTAAAGGTGTTAGATGCCTGTGTTGTGTACCTCGTGGAAGCTGATGGCTGTCATGGCTCCCTGGTGCAATTTCTTTTGGAAATTCTGGGCCAGCTTTAGCTCTTCCTCACTGAATTTATTGTGCCTGAAAAGGACACCTATCTTCAGCACCACTTTAATGAGGTCCTTCACCACTTTCTGGGCCTCTGAGCGGTTCTTAGTGTACTCTTTTGACACACGGTAAAGCTCATCTAGAATCTCGCCACTTGTATCATCGATGAACATCTGCGCCATAGACTTGCTGGCCATTTGGCTCAGGATCTTTTTCTGGACCTTGAGCGCCATGTCCTTGGAGCTGAACGTCTCCATGTCTTAAAAAGAAAGAGGAGAGATTAATAGTAATTCAAGATGGTGATATTTTTGGTTTGttacttcagtgtgtttgaaGTTAGTGTAAACCCTCAgttatatataaacagtaatttttttgtaaccccacaatatataaatatctagaaaaaaattatatatatatatatatatgaaatgctaaatagatgttttatttaagaaactagaataataaagattaattttgtgaaataatctaaaaatatgtcatttaaaattgcatttgcatATGATATATCACGTTATGTTTATGAAATATTCTTATGACTAAATGTGCATTTTCCCCTGTATTTTACTTCTGGTTGTGTATTGTTAAGACTGTCAGCGCTGGGAGAACTCCCACCATGGGGAAGTCCCCTTACAGTCTTACTTTAACGTGTTGTTCATCAGGGGAAAGCTCATGCCATTTAGGACCTCATCATTGCCCACACATCTCATAAACAACACTAATTGTTCTCAAGATGATGTGTCATCATATCCAGTACTCTCAGTGCTGTTAAGTGACATCCAAACATCTGTGATCAGTGTGTCTATGTAACATTCAGTATTTTATGAAGTTTAATGGAATacttcaccaaaaaatttaaattttacttacaatttaatcaccctcatgtatatacatatatacacacacatatataatgtacctttgtttcttcatcctacagatttggagaacttttgaatgggtgccatcagaatgagagttcaaacaactgataaaaacattacagtaatccacacgactccaattCTTCAATTATTGTTTTGGAACGTAAAaagtagggttgggaatcgttagaaatttacAGGTTCTGGTTCTGCCTAACGGTTCgggttccgattccggttccattaaaatcattaaacaactagtAAAAATAttgtggtaaggaaaaatgcacaatactcaactactccgtgctcaatactgtttattacttactgtcagcttaatttaaaggttggcaatgtcaaaattcaacatatattacagtatacaaatcaGATTctgattccggttccatttaaatgaactattattatgtttatttatttatttatttatattttaccttcattgaatgtagtgttgctggaaggtagtaagtaatgttgagtaatgctagtccatcaatcagcatgtgcttcaaagttttgatgttttttacactatcaataacattttgcttttcaaactggaataagctggttggccaaatagtcccttgaaaACTAACAAACTTgttaatttccctaaattaatgaaatataaactgttatacttataaccatgtatacacacactccttAAAGCCCctgttttacaaataataatgcagtcaggagatggtgtgatgcaatgagtggtttccacatttgtaaacatttaaaatgcatgaaaataaatactttctatcactttgtttatcactcttgaaatgatcTGCACTAAATAATATAacccctcatacttacataacaatagcagtctatttatttagtggtccaggGTATTAATGAcg
This genomic stretch from Cyprinus carpio isolate SPL01 chromosome B16, ASM1834038v1, whole genome shotgun sequence harbors:
- the tnfaip8l2b gene encoding tumor necrosis factor, alpha-induced protein 8-like protein 2 B; the encoded protein is METFSSKDMALKVQKKILSQMASKSMAQMFIDDTSGEILDELYRVSKEYTKNRSEAQKVVKDLIKVVLKIGVLFRHNKFSEEELKLAQNFQKKLHQGAMTAISFHEVDFTFDKAVMSEILNDSRDMLLKLVNTHLTPKSHGRINHVFNHYADPELLTQLYNPSGPLKPHLTKICNGLNKLLEDGTL